Part of the Bacteroidia bacterium genome, TAAACCGAAAGGTAAAAAGCCGCAGAGTATCAATCAGCTCTCAGGTGGAGAGAAAGCGCTTACTGCCACGGCGCTTTTATTTGCTATTTATTTGCTAAAACCTGCACCTTTCTGCATATTTGACGAAGTCGACGCGCCTTTAGACGATGCCAACGTGGATAAATTCAATCAGCTCATTCAAAAATTTAGTCAAAATTCGCAGTTCATTATTGTAACGCATAATAAGCGTACTATGTGTTATATTCCCATAATTTACGGAGTAACTATGGCGGAGTTAGGTGTAAGCAAGGTAGTACCTGTGGATTTGAGAGAGATAGAGGAAGTTTGAAATATTTGATATTTTTTTGGGCGTGTCCTTGCTTGCATGAGCGCAGCGAAACGCCCACAAGGACACGCCCAAATACCTACTCAAAAACAAGTTAATAAAATGTCAAACATATTGAGTATTCTAAACTTTTTTAATTCCTTTTACCTTTTTAATTTTACGCACTAATCAAATATGAATACAAACGTCCATTATACAGAAGAGTTCGAGTATCGCCACTTAGGCAGCGAAGGTGAAGCATTACAAACTATGCTCAAAGAAATGAATGTCAGCAGTGTAGAAGAACTCATAGAACAAACCATTCCTGCATCCATTCGGTTAAAAAAGCCTCTTAGTCTACCCGAACCTCTAACAGAATACCAATACTTACATCATATCAAAAAAATTGCTCAAAAAAATAAAATATTCAAGTCTTATATTGGCTTGGGATACTATAACACGATTACTCCGTCAGTCATTTTAAGGAACGTATTTGAAAATCCAGGTTGGTACACTGCTTACACACCTTATCAAGCAGAGATCGCACAAGGCAGATTAGAAGCTCTTTTGAACTTTCAAACTATGGTCTGCGACCTGACAGGTATGTCCATTGCAAATGCTTCCTTATTAGATGAAGCCACCGCAGCCGCCGAAGCTATGTTTATGCTACACAGCGAACAACAAAAAACGCTTCCTAATGCACATACTATCTTGGTTTCAGACAAAGTATTTCCACAAACGATTGAAGTTTTACATACTCGCGCAAATCCTGTAGGTATCACTGTAAAAGTTGTTGATATTGAAAAAGAAACAGACTATACAGGCGTATTTGCTATTCTCCTACAATATCCCGATAAAACAGGTGAGGTAAAGGATTATACAGAGTTAGTTCAAAAAGCTAAACAAAACAAGGTAAAAATAATTGTAGCATCAGATTTATTAGCTTTAACCTTACTTACTCCCCCAGGTGAATGGGGTGCAGATGTAGTAGTTGGTAACTCTCAACGATTTGGCGTACCTTTAGGCTACGGCGGTCCTCATGCAGCTTTTTTCGCTACTCATGAAGAATATAAACGCTCTATTCCAGGTAGAATCATCGGCGTAACTATTGACGCACAAGGTAACCCTGCTTTACGTATGGCACTACAAACTCGCGAACAACATATCAAAAGAGAGAAAGCTACCTCTAACATCTGTACAGCCCAAGCGCTATTAGCTAATATGGCAAGTTTTTATGCGGTTTATCACGGTCCAAAGGGCTTAAAAAACATCGCCGCACGCATACATGCATATACTCAAGCTTTGGCTAAACTTTTATCTGAAATAGGTTGTACAGTCCGTACTATACACTATTTTGATACTCTTAACCTTGACCATGTAGATACAAACAAGGTTAAATCTATTGCTGAGGCTAATGAAGTTAATTTCTGGTACAATCCTGACGGTTCTATCAATTTAAGTTTAGACGAAACTACTCAAATTGATGATGTTTTGCAAATCGCTAACATATTTGCCCAAGCACAAAATCAAACCTTATTTACGATAGAAAAAGTTAAAGGTGCTATACACGCTGCCGATAAACTGCAAATTCCTGATACATGTATCCGCAAAAGTGAATATCTAACTCATCCTGTATTTAATAGATATCACACAGAACACGAAATGCTGCGATACATGAAACGCTTAGAAAATAAAGATTTAGCCATGAACACTTCAATGATTACTCTCGGTTCATGTACAATGAAATTAAATGCCACCACAGAAATGATACCTGTTTCTTGGGCGGAATTTAACCAAATTCATCCTTTTGTACCCATAGAACAAGTACAAGGCTATCAGCAGATTATTCAGGAGTTAGAGCAGATGTTATCTGAAATTACAGGTTTTGCAGCCACTTCATTGCAACCAAATTCAGGCGCGCAAGGCGAGTATACAGGTTTACAAGTAATACGGGCTTATCATATTAGTCGGGGGGAGGGGTATAGAAACGTAGTGCTTATACCTTCTTCTGCTCATGGTACAAATCCTGCATCAGCAGCTATGTTGAATATGCAAATTGTCGTTGTCAAGTGTGATGATAAGGGTAACATTGATGTAACAGACTTAAAGGCAAAAGCTGAACAGCATAAAGATAAATTAGCTGCACTAATGGTTACTTATCCTTCTACTCATGGCGTTTTTGAAGAATCTATACAAGAAATTTGCGATATAATTCATCAATACGGAGGACAAGTATACATGGACGGTGCAAATATGAATGCACAAGTCGGCTTGACTTCTCCTGCTATTATTGGGGCAGATGTATGCCATTTGAATTTGCACAAAACTTTTGCTATTCCACACGGCGGAGGAGGTCCAGGTATGGGTCCTATTTGTGTAGCTGCTCATTTAGCAGACTTTTTACCTACACACTGTTTAATTCCCACAGGGGGTAGAAAAGGAATTTCTGCGGTATCTGCGGCACCCTGGGGGAGTGCAAGCATACTACTTATTTCGTATGCTTATATTCGGATGTTGGGTGCGAAGGGACTTACTAATGCTACTAAAATGGCTATTGTCAATGCGAACTATGTTAAATCTCGTTTAGAAAAGCATTATTCTATTCTTTATTCAGGTACAAATGGGCGCTGCGCGCATGAAATGATTGTAGATTTAAGAGAATTCAAAAAATACGGTATTGAAGCCTTGGATGTAGCTAAACGCTTAATGGACTATGGTTTTCATGCCCCAACAATGTCTTTTCCTGTACCAGGCACAATTATGATTGAACCTACTGAAAGTGAGTCTAAGGAGGAGTTAGACCGTTTTTGCGACGCATTGATACAAATTCGTCAAGAGATTAGAGAGGTAGAGTTAGGTATAGCTGATGCTCAAGATAATGTATTGAAAAATGCTCCTCATACTCTTTCTATGGTTGTTGCGGATGAATGGGCGCATAAGTACTCTCGTGAAAAAGCAGCGTTTCCGTTGCCTTATGTTCGTAAAAATAAATTTTGGGCAAGCGTTGCGCGGGTAAATGATCTGCATGGAGATAGAAATCTTGTTTGTACTTGTCCGCCTATTGAAAGCTATCAAA contains:
- a CDS encoding AAA family ATPase gives rise to the protein KPKGKKPQSINQLSGGEKALTATALLFAIYLLKPAPFCIFDEVDAPLDDANVDKFNQLIQKFSQNSQFIIVTHNKRTMCYIPIIYGVTMAELGVSKVVPVDLREIEEV
- the gcvP gene encoding aminomethyl-transferring glycine dehydrogenase, with the protein product MNTNVHYTEEFEYRHLGSEGEALQTMLKEMNVSSVEELIEQTIPASIRLKKPLSLPEPLTEYQYLHHIKKIAQKNKIFKSYIGLGYYNTITPSVILRNVFENPGWYTAYTPYQAEIAQGRLEALLNFQTMVCDLTGMSIANASLLDEATAAAEAMFMLHSEQQKTLPNAHTILVSDKVFPQTIEVLHTRANPVGITVKVVDIEKETDYTGVFAILLQYPDKTGEVKDYTELVQKAKQNKVKIIVASDLLALTLLTPPGEWGADVVVGNSQRFGVPLGYGGPHAAFFATHEEYKRSIPGRIIGVTIDAQGNPALRMALQTREQHIKREKATSNICTAQALLANMASFYAVYHGPKGLKNIAARIHAYTQALAKLLSEIGCTVRTIHYFDTLNLDHVDTNKVKSIAEANEVNFWYNPDGSINLSLDETTQIDDVLQIANIFAQAQNQTLFTIEKVKGAIHAADKLQIPDTCIRKSEYLTHPVFNRYHTEHEMLRYMKRLENKDLAMNTSMITLGSCTMKLNATTEMIPVSWAEFNQIHPFVPIEQVQGYQQIIQELEQMLSEITGFAATSLQPNSGAQGEYTGLQVIRAYHISRGEGYRNVVLIPSSAHGTNPASAAMLNMQIVVVKCDDKGNIDVTDLKAKAEQHKDKLAALMVTYPSTHGVFEESIQEICDIIHQYGGQVYMDGANMNAQVGLTSPAIIGADVCHLNLHKTFAIPHGGGGPGMGPICVAAHLADFLPTHCLIPTGGRKGISAVSAAPWGSASILLISYAYIRMLGAKGLTNATKMAIVNANYVKSRLEKHYSILYSGTNGRCAHEMIVDLREFKKYGIEALDVAKRLMDYGFHAPTMSFPVPGTIMIEPTESESKEELDRFCDALIQIRQEIREVELGIADAQDNVLKNAPHTLSMVVADEWAHKYSREKAAFPLPYVRKNKFWASVARVNDLHGDRNLVCTCPPIESYQSLEA